The nucleotide window TAGAAATTCCATCTGCCTCACACGGCATCGCCAATAGGCCTAGTAACCTTATCAAAAAAGTGTTACATACCTTGGCTTGGTTTAACAAGTATAATCCTGAGAAAAAAGAAACGAAATAAAAGATTTTATCCGCAACCGCAGTTGTCGTTACCACAGTTTTTATTGGAGGGGCTCTTTTTCAAAACAAACTTTTTAAGTAGGTAACCCACAGCCAATATAAGGCAAACAATTACTAATATGGTTTGGATAACTGGTGTCATTGTTTATTTTAAAAATTGATAGGCCATTAAGGCAACTATATATGCAAAGGTACTCATTGTAGTTAATTGAAGCATAGGCCATTTCCAGGAATTTGTTTCCCGCTTTACGATTGCGAGGGTACTCATACATTGCATAGCAAAGGCGTAGAAAAGCATTAGGGAAATACCCGAAGCAAAATTAAATAGAGGCGTGCCTAAAATAGGGTTTACTTCCCCTGCCATTCTGTTTTTAATGGTTTCCTCCTCGTCACTTCCAACAGAATAAATGGTTGCTAAGGTTCCCACAAAAACCTCACGCGCAGCAAAGGAACTAATGATGGCAATACCTATTTTCCAGTCGTAACCTAATGGTCGAATTGCGGGCTCTATCGCTCTTCCGGCAAGACCAATAAATGAATGCTCTAGCTTATAGGAGGCTATGTGTTGATTGATTTCTTCCGCACTTAAATTTTGATCTGCATACTGCTCTGCAACAATGCGGTCAGCCTCATTAAAATTTTCACCAGGACCATAAGAGGCTAAAAACCATAAAATAATAGAGATTGCTAAGATGATTTTTCCAGCCCCAAACACAAAGGATTTGGTTTTCTCCAAAACGGTAAGCGCCACGTTTTTAAAGAGTGGTAGTTTGTAATTTGGCATCTCTACAACAAAGAAACTACGGCTTCTGATTTTTAGGGTTTTGCTAAGTATAAAGGCAGAAACTATAGCTGCACCAAAGCCAATTAGGTATAACAACATTAGCGTTAAAGCTTGGTAACTAAGTCCAATAAATCGGCCTTGGGGAATAACTAAGGCGATTATGATGAGATATACAGGTAAACGGGCTGAACAGGTTGTAAAAGGCGTCACCAAAATGGTGATTAAACGTTCCTTCCAACTTTCAATATTTCTAGTGGCCATAATTGCAGGAATGGCACAGGCGGTTCCCGAAATTAAAGGCACCACGCTTTTTCCACTTAAACCAAAACGCCGCATAATGCGATCCATTAGAAAGACCACACGACTCATATAACCACTTTCTTCCAAAATGGAAATAAAGAGGAACAGAAATGCAATCTGTGGAATGAATATGACAATACCTCCCAAACCGGGGATGATTCCGTCCGCCAACAAATCGGTAAATACACCAGCTGGCATAACATTTTTAACCCATTCACTTAAAGACACAAAGGCACTGTCAATAAGGTCCATAGGCACGCTGCTCCAATCGTAGATTGCCTGGAAAATGGATAACAAAATCACAAAAAAGATGGCATAACCCCACACCTTATGCGTAAGAATGCGGTCTAATTTGGTGCGTAAATCCTTGGCCGTTGCCAAATCTATTGTTTGCCCTTTTTTAAGGGCTTCATTTATAAATTGGTAGCGTTTTATGGTTTCTTTTTGCTGTAATCGTTTAAGATCTGATTTAGATTTAGTCTTGAAATTAGACATTGGGTCTATCTCATTACGCTCCGTTTTACCAAAGTTGACATCCTGTGTAATTACGAGCCATAACTTGTATAACAGCTGATTAGGGAAAGCCTTTCTAAGGTTGTCGAAATACTCCTGTTCAAACGTAAAGGCATTTAAACATGGCTTAATGGAGAGATCCTTATAATTTGCTATCAACTCCTTCAAAATAGGAATACCTGTATTTTTGCGGGTACTCACCAAAGCTATTTTCGTGTGAAGGGTCTTTTCGAGATATGAAATATCTAAACTTATCCCTTTATAATCCATACGATCTGCCATGTTTATCACCAAAATGGTTGGGATTTCTAGATCCTTTATTTGGGTAAACAATAACAGGTTTCGCTTTAGATTTTCAACATCACTGATAACAACCGCAACATCTGGATAATCCTTGTCATTTTTGTTCATTAACAACTCGATGACCACATTCTCATCTAAAGAAGAGGCGTTAAGACTATAAGTGCCAGGTAGGTCGAGTATATGGGCCTTTACCCCTCTAGGAAGTTTACAGATACCCTCCTTTTTTTCAACCGTTATTCCTGGATAATTACCCACTTTTTGATTGAGTCCAGTAAGGGCATTAAACACGGAGGTTTTACCGGTATTGGGGTTTCCGATGAGAGCTACATTAATCTGTTTACTCATCGACGAT belongs to Aegicerativicinus sediminis and includes:
- the feoB gene encoding ferrous iron transport protein B translates to MSKQINVALIGNPNTGKTSVFNALTGLNQKVGNYPGITVEKKEGICKLPRGVKAHILDLPGTYSLNASSLDENVVIELLMNKNDKDYPDVAVVISDVENLKRNLLLFTQIKDLEIPTILVINMADRMDYKGISLDISYLEKTLHTKIALVSTRKNTGIPILKELIANYKDLSIKPCLNAFTFEQEYFDNLRKAFPNQLLYKLWLVITQDVNFGKTERNEIDPMSNFKTKSKSDLKRLQQKETIKRYQFINEALKKGQTIDLATAKDLRTKLDRILTHKVWGYAIFFVILLSIFQAIYDWSSVPMDLIDSAFVSLSEWVKNVMPAGVFTDLLADGIIPGLGGIVIFIPQIAFLFLFISILEESGYMSRVVFLMDRIMRRFGLSGKSVVPLISGTACAIPAIMATRNIESWKERLITILVTPFTTCSARLPVYLIIIALVIPQGRFIGLSYQALTLMLLYLIGFGAAIVSAFILSKTLKIRSRSFFVVEMPNYKLPLFKNVALTVLEKTKSFVFGAGKIILAISIILWFLASYGPGENFNEADRIVAEQYADQNLSAEEINQHIASYKLEHSFIGLAGRAIEPAIRPLGYDWKIGIAIISSFAAREVFVGTLATIYSVGSDEEETIKNRMAGEVNPILGTPLFNFASGISLMLFYAFAMQCMSTLAIVKRETNSWKWPMLQLTTMSTFAYIVALMAYQFLK